One segment of Candidatus Poribacteria bacterium DNA contains the following:
- a CDS encoding DNA methyltransferase — protein sequence MLLTLKQASKWASEHLKKNVTPSNISYLIQYGRIESVVSNGVTLIHKQSLVDYYSWNHREARWKDELGDDLNWTLAFEKVKEAETTKHVHRLHPYKGKFIPQLVAYFLDRHTDNFKRDVYFQPGDIVLDPFCGSGTTLVQANELGMHAIGIDVSAFNAFISNGKVAVYDFTHLYEESQKITTALKNLVATSGVVEFESKLAALLTDFNNQYFPISFKRQVRSGEINQKQYGAEKEAAFLEIYHKLVAEYKIDTQMPSDSARFMKQWYLPGVRAEIDFVYNEIRKVEDPSTQRALMLILSRTIRSGRATTHADLGTLRKPVTTTYYCRKHGKVCKPLFSILGWWDRYCKDSVQRWIAFSKLKTDTFQYCITGDSRTTDIPIMLRQENPQFAEIVQKQRIKGIFTSPPYVGLINYHEQHAYAYDLFGFKRLDELEIGPLFRGKGREARESYTLGVAEVFKNCKRFLVDDYDVFVVANDKFNMYPTIAEIAGMHIVNQHKRPVLNRTEKNREAAYSETIFHFKEKRNGLLLN from the coding sequence ATGCTCTTGACCCTCAAACAGGCAAGTAAATGGGCTTCCGAACACCTGAAGAAAAACGTTACTCCGTCAAATATCTCCTATTTAATCCAATATGGGAGAATTGAGTCGGTTGTTAGCAATGGCGTAACGTTGATTCATAAGCAAAGTCTGGTAGATTACTACAGCTGGAATCATAGAGAGGCGCGATGGAAAGATGAACTCGGTGACGATTTAAATTGGACGTTGGCTTTTGAAAAGGTTAAAGAGGCAGAAACAACAAAACACGTTCACAGGCTGCATCCGTATAAAGGCAAATTTATCCCCCAATTGGTTGCCTATTTTTTAGACCGACACACCGACAACTTTAAGCGAGATGTTTATTTTCAACCGGGCGATATCGTGCTTGATCCATTTTGCGGGAGCGGGACGACCTTAGTCCAAGCAAACGAATTGGGTATGCACGCAATTGGCATTGACGTTTCCGCTTTTAACGCTTTCATTAGCAATGGCAAGGTGGCAGTGTATGATTTTACCCACTTGTATGAAGAAAGCCAAAAAATTACGACAGCCCTTAAAAATCTCGTTGCTACATCTGGGGTGGTCGAATTTGAATCTAAACTCGCAGCACTGCTGACGGACTTCAATAATCAATATTTTCCAATCTCTTTCAAACGCCAAGTCAGGTCGGGTGAAATCAACCAGAAGCAGTACGGGGCTGAGAAAGAAGCTGCTTTTTTGGAAATATATCATAAACTCGTCGCTGAGTATAAAATCGATACACAGATGCCAAGCGACTCCGCCCGCTTTATGAAACAGTGGTATCTCCCCGGAGTCAGGGCGGAGATTGATTTTGTCTACAACGAAATTCGCAAAGTGGAAGATCCCTCAACACAAAGAGCCTTGATGCTCATCTTAAGCCGGACGATTCGTTCTGGCAGAGCCACAACACACGCAGATTTAGGCACATTGCGAAAACCGGTAACAACTACCTACTATTGCCGAAAACATGGGAAAGTCTGCAAACCACTATTTTCTATCTTAGGATGGTGGGATCGATATTGCAAAGATAGTGTCCAAAGATGGATTGCATTCAGCAAATTAAAAACAGATACTTTTCAATATTGTATAACTGGGGACTCGCGGACGACTGACATCCCTATAATGTTGAGACAGGAAAATCCACAATTCGCAGAGATTGTCCAAAAACAACGAATCAAGGGTATCTTCACAAGTCCACCGTATGTTGGACTCATTAACTACCACGAGCAGCACGCCTACGCCTATGATCTCTTTGGGTTCAAACGTTTAGATGAATTAGAAATCGGCCCCCTATTTAGAGGAAAAGGACGAGAAGCAAGAGAATCATACACTCTCGGTGTGGCAGAAGTCTTCAAAAACTGTAAGCGGTTTTTAGTTGACGATTACGATGTTTTTGTTGTCGCAAATGATAAGTTTAATATGTATCCCACTATCGCTGAAATCGCTGGAATGCACATCGTCAACCAACACAAGCGACCCGTCTTGAATCGAACCGAAAAAAATCGAGAGGCAGCGTATTCTGAGACGATATTCCACTTCAAAGAGAAAAGGAATGGACTGCTGCTGAATTAG
- a CDS encoding SAM-dependent chlorinase/fluorinase, with product MKFYYQSCLHYWKLALIGTLMTTVFLIGCSQKTSAPESSQLTSLTAIITEIDDHGNAVTDLVIAPFTERGWKLGDTLEAAFATGQKIQIKYVENYGDVPEGDYLGRFSTSTQRFKIAINMGNIAKTLELSNPSKVTLQKVETSGTD from the coding sequence ATGAAATTCTATTATCAATCCTGCTTGCATTATTGGAAGTTAGCACTTATAGGCACACTTATGACAACAGTATTCCTTATTGGATGCAGTCAAAAAACGAGTGCGCCGGAGTCCTCTCAACTGACATCGCTCACTGCGATAATTACCGAAATTGATGACCACGGTAACGCTGTGACTGATTTGGTAATCGCGCCGTTTACCGAACGCGGCTGGAAACTTGGAGACACGCTTGAAGCAGCGTTTGCAACAGGGCAGAAGATTCAGATAAAATACGTTGAAAACTATGGAGACGTTCCTGAAGGGGATTATCTGGGACGGTTCTCGACCTCAACACAACGTTTCAAAATCGCGATTAACATGGGAAACATCGCGAAAACCTTGGAGTTAAGTAATCCTAGCAAGGTAACCCTCCAGAAAGTGGAAACATCTGGAACAGACTGA
- a CDS encoding M28 family peptidase translates to MRCIKSIGLLCAILLVVSLTGDVATQHTDANEIETHAAAEPQFLSNIRQLTYDGKRAGEGYFSEDGNALIFQSEREPDNPFYQIYFLDLLTGDTHRVSSGIGKTTCAFFRPGTDEVLYASTHHDPFAKAKQEEELKFRASGKERRYSWDYDAAMDIFSANRDGSNLKQLTNAPGYDAEASYSPDGERIVFCSLRDAYPKSQLSPKELKQLEVDPAYFGEIYIMNADGSNQTRLTDAPGYDGGPFFTPDGQHIVWRHFTPDGSQADIYTMRIDGSNVQRLTDFESMSWAPYFHPSGAYVIFASNKLGFSNFELYLVDASGRHEPIRVTSTDGFDGLPVFSPDGKRLCWTSNRNSQEVSQLYLAAWNHEAAVAAITAAPKRQNSLVHTIGKRVSNPKPSNKTNIRQHIEFLADDALEGRMTGSEGAKRAAEHIATQFEALNLKPIADEQSYFQKFEFTAGRRIIAEENRFHITRQMHGSEQVIEFSVEQDFQPLSFSRNGVVEGEVVFVGYGLTVPGELGEGYDAYAGLDVQDKIVVAFRYVPEGVAPERRQQLNRYAGLRYKAMQAREQGAKAFLVVAGPNSPNAGKLIPLDFDSSLADSGIVAASISDTVAKALFALSGKDLKEIQSGLDVENPHFVGQFPLPDVNVKIVVSVEKVKKTDQNVVALLPPSESTDNTEYVIVGAHYDHIGHGEIGSLARKGEEGQIHNGADDNASGTAVVLELAATLSEAYQEHPEKFRRGIIFALWSGEELGLIGSTHFVNHPTVPLEKVAAYLNFDMVGRLRDNKLILQGVGSSSVWTKLIEKRNIPIGFNLTLQADPYLPTDVTAFYPKEVPVLSFFTGGHEDYNRPTDDIETLNYEGLDRISKLAHGIISDLISATERPEYVRVERSQSEEGSRDTLRAYLGTIPDYTTEGTGVKLSGVRVGGPADKAGLKGGDIIVEFGGQAITNIYDYTYALDAVKIGVPIEVVVLRDGTRMKLTVTPEARN, encoded by the coding sequence ATGCGTTGCATCAAATCAATCGGACTGCTCTGTGCGATACTCCTTGTCGTTTCCTTAACGGGCGATGTCGCGACACAGCACACCGACGCAAATGAAATAGAGACCCATGCTGCTGCGGAACCCCAATTTCTCAGCAATATCCGACAACTCACTTATGACGGAAAGCGCGCTGGCGAAGGTTATTTTTCCGAAGACGGTAACGCACTCATCTTCCAAAGTGAACGTGAACCTGATAACCCCTTTTATCAGATCTATTTTTTAGACCTACTGACCGGTGATACACATCGCGTCTCCTCCGGTATTGGTAAGACAACCTGTGCCTTTTTCCGCCCAGGGACCGACGAAGTGCTTTACGCTTCAACGCATCACGACCCTTTCGCGAAGGCGAAACAAGAAGAAGAGCTAAAATTTCGAGCATCCGGAAAAGAACGTCGCTACAGTTGGGATTACGATGCAGCGATGGACATTTTCTCGGCAAATCGAGATGGCAGTAACCTCAAGCAGCTAACAAACGCACCCGGCTACGACGCTGAAGCATCGTATTCGCCTGATGGTGAACGTATCGTTTTCTGTTCACTTCGGGACGCATATCCGAAAAGCCAACTTTCTCCGAAAGAACTGAAGCAACTGGAAGTTGATCCCGCATATTTCGGTGAAATTTATATTATGAATGCCGATGGCTCAAATCAGACACGCTTAACAGACGCACCCGGATACGATGGCGGTCCCTTCTTCACACCCGATGGTCAACATATCGTCTGGCGACACTTCACACCCGATGGAAGTCAGGCAGACATCTACACGATGCGGATAGACGGCTCAAACGTCCAACGGCTGACGGATTTCGAGAGTATGTCCTGGGCACCTTACTTCCATCCGAGCGGCGCCTACGTTATTTTCGCATCTAACAAACTCGGTTTTTCCAATTTTGAATTATATCTCGTTGACGCGAGCGGCAGGCACGAACCCATCCGAGTCACTTCAACCGATGGATTTGACGGACTCCCCGTTTTCTCACCAGACGGGAAGCGTCTCTGTTGGACCTCCAATCGAAACAGCCAAGAGGTTTCGCAGCTTTATCTCGCAGCATGGAATCACGAAGCTGCAGTGGCGGCAATTACCGCAGCACCCAAACGCCAAAATTCACTTGTGCACACGATAGGAAAACGAGTTTCCAACCCTAAACCCTCCAACAAAACAAACATCCGACAGCATATTGAATTCCTTGCGGATGATGCGCTGGAAGGCAGGATGACGGGTTCAGAGGGTGCGAAGCGCGCAGCGGAACACATCGCCACCCAGTTTGAAGCACTCAATCTCAAACCTATTGCCGACGAACAGAGCTACTTTCAAAAGTTCGAGTTCACTGCGGGTAGGCGGATTATCGCCGAAGAGAACCGATTTCATATCACACGCCAGATGCACGGTTCCGAACAGGTGATAGAATTCAGCGTGGAACAAGATTTTCAGCCGCTTTCTTTTTCGCGGAACGGGGTTGTTGAAGGTGAGGTGGTCTTTGTTGGGTATGGATTAACCGTCCCTGGCGAGTTAGGTGAAGGTTATGACGCTTACGCCGGACTGGATGTCCAAGACAAAATCGTTGTTGCCTTTCGTTATGTTCCTGAAGGGGTTGCACCGGAACGTCGTCAACAATTGAATCGCTATGCCGGACTCCGCTATAAAGCGATGCAGGCGCGGGAGCAGGGAGCAAAAGCATTTCTCGTCGTTGCCGGTCCGAATTCGCCAAACGCTGGCAAATTGATCCCACTCGATTTTGACAGTAGCCTCGCAGATTCCGGCATTGTTGCCGCCTCAATAAGCGATACCGTCGCGAAGGCACTCTTTGCACTCTCTGGTAAAGACCTAAAAGAAATTCAGTCGGGGCTTGATGTGGAAAACCCACATTTCGTTGGGCAGTTTCCGTTACCCGATGTCAACGTGAAAATCGTCGTTTCGGTTGAGAAAGTGAAGAAAACCGATCAGAACGTGGTTGCACTCCTCCCACCATCAGAATCTACAGATAACACCGAGTACGTCATCGTTGGTGCTCACTATGACCATATCGGTCACGGTGAAATCGGTTCACTTGCGCGGAAAGGCGAGGAAGGGCAAATTCACAACGGCGCAGATGACAACGCTTCCGGCACGGCTGTCGTCTTAGAATTGGCAGCAACGCTCAGTGAGGCGTACCAAGAACACCCAGAGAAGTTTCGTAGAGGCATTATCTTCGCACTCTGGTCGGGAGAGGAACTCGGACTTATTGGCTCTACGCACTTTGTCAACCATCCAACGGTCCCTTTAGAAAAAGTCGCGGCGTATCTCAACTTTGATATGGTCGGACGGCTCCGTGACAATAAACTTATCTTGCAAGGGGTCGGTTCATCTTCGGTGTGGACGAAACTGATTGAAAAGCGTAATATTCCGATAGGCTTCAACTTGACCCTACAAGCGGATCCGTATTTGCCGACAGATGTGACGGCGTTCTATCCCAAAGAGGTGCCGGTGCTCAGTTTCTTCACGGGTGGGCACGAGGACTACAACCGTCCAACCGATGACATAGAAACACTTAATTATGAAGGGCTTGATCGGATATCTAAATTGGCACACGGCATCATTTCAGATTTAATCAGTGCCACTGAACGTCCTGAATACGTTCGAGTTGAGCGGAGTCAATCAGAGGAAGGGAGCCGGGACACACTGCGTGCATATCTTGGCACAATCCCTGACTACACAACCGAAGGCACTGGTGTCAAACTCTCCGGTGTCCGTGTAGGAGGTCCCGCCGATAAAGCCGGTCTAAAGGGTGGTGACATCATCGTTGAATTCGGTGGACAGGCAATTACCAACATCTACGACTACACTTATGCACTTGACGCTGTGAAAATTGGTGTCCCGATCGAAGTTGTTGTCCTACGAGACGGAACACGGATGAAGTTGACAGTTACACCTGAAGCGCGGAATTAA
- a CDS encoding creatininase family protein, with amino-acid sequence MSEIKSVLLWENQRRYVREAIDAGTLKGAIIPTGSTEQHNEHLAMYHDTQSAVYVSKLAAEKLFPQVIVTTPLAIGVSEHWMDHKGTLTLRPEVFGEVLYDVADSMRRHGIDNILIVNGHAGNSGPVHERLDGYREKLGINIAFHSYWEAYTEELVKAQMESGICPGHAAEFETAFALAAFVENVDWNGVDYDSAKLTISNEGQAKADREYHHQAKLATVEKGQAMIDVAVDWVAEKMQAML; translated from the coding sequence ATGTCTGAAATCAAATCCGTGTTACTTTGGGAAAACCAACGGCGTTATGTCCGTGAGGCGATCGATGCGGGTACCCTTAAAGGCGCGATTATCCCCACAGGAAGTACGGAACAACACAACGAACACTTAGCGATGTATCATGATACACAAAGCGCAGTGTATGTCTCCAAATTAGCCGCCGAAAAGTTGTTCCCACAAGTTATCGTAACAACCCCTTTAGCGATCGGTGTATCCGAACACTGGATGGATCATAAGGGGACTCTCACGCTCCGTCCGGAAGTCTTTGGCGAGGTACTATACGATGTCGCCGATAGCATGCGTCGGCACGGCATTGACAACATCCTGATTGTCAACGGGCATGCAGGCAACTCAGGTCCAGTACATGAGCGATTAGACGGCTATCGGGAAAAACTGGGCATTAATATCGCGTTCCACTCCTATTGGGAAGCATACACCGAAGAACTGGTCAAAGCGCAGATGGAATCGGGAATCTGTCCCGGACACGCAGCGGAGTTTGAGACGGCGTTTGCACTTGCCGCTTTTGTCGAAAATGTTGATTGGAACGGTGTAGATTACGACAGCGCGAAGCTCACCATCTCTAACGAAGGACAAGCGAAAGCCGATCGGGAATATCACCATCAAGCCAAGTTAGCGACTGTTGAGAAAGGACAAGCGATGATTGATGTCGCTGTAGATTGGGTCGCAGAAAAAATGCAAGCAATGCTTTAG
- a CDS encoding sulfatase-like hydrolase/transferase has protein sequence MNTTDRPNILWISVEDTTPRFGCYGDPIARTPNIDRLAAGGCRFPNAFSTAGVCAPSRSAIITGMYQTSIGTHHHRTTHTHESTPDLPTPYSVVPPPYVKTFTEYLRGAGYYCTNNSKTDYQFTPPITAWDDNSNQGHWRNRSDGQPFFSVFNPIVTHESGMWEKEDRPLTTNPDDVELPPYLPNTPKARAALARQYDNLATADARVGELLDQLEADGLAENTIVFLWSDHGEGLPRGKRWPYDAGIRIPLIVRWHEVLHPGSESDQLVSLIDLGPTVLSLCGVQAPQHLHGQPFLGPEKVEREYIFATRDRLDLSYQMLRAVRDKRYKYIRNYYPEQPYLLWDPYRNDHPVMQEMWRLHTEGKLEGDQLAMFQSPRPAEELYDLENDTYELNNLAENAAHANVLKRMRETLTGWQSKFGDMGHISEEEMVAKWYPNGIQPQTASPLFIPINASNPGTVPAHEDGEWDAPLLLQLYCSTQGASIAYTTEQGEDVRWQLYTEPLRLPKGETVIRAKAIRIGYKESDEKSLKFTTLDNYKGTT, from the coding sequence ATGAACACAACAGATCGCCCGAATATCCTTTGGATCTCTGTAGAGGATACAACGCCCCGTTTCGGCTGTTACGGGGACCCGATCGCCCGTACACCCAATATTGACCGGCTCGCTGCTGGCGGATGTCGGTTTCCGAACGCGTTTTCGACGGCTGGGGTCTGTGCACCGAGTCGTTCCGCTATTATCACCGGTATGTATCAGACTTCCATCGGCACACATCACCATCGGACAACGCATACACACGAAAGTACACCGGACCTACCTACGCCGTATTCTGTTGTGCCGCCTCCTTATGTGAAAACATTCACCGAATACCTGAGAGGGGCAGGCTATTATTGCACCAACAATAGCAAAACAGACTATCAGTTTACACCCCCTATCACAGCGTGGGATGACAATAGCAATCAAGGGCACTGGCGAAATCGTTCGGACGGGCAACCCTTCTTTTCCGTTTTTAACCCAATCGTTACACACGAAAGTGGTATGTGGGAAAAGGAAGATCGTCCACTGACCACGAATCCAGATGACGTGGAATTACCGCCTTATTTACCAAATACACCGAAAGCCCGCGCCGCATTGGCGCGACAGTACGATAACCTCGCCACTGCCGATGCACGGGTCGGCGAGTTGTTAGATCAACTCGAAGCAGATGGACTCGCAGAGAATACCATTGTTTTTCTCTGGAGCGATCACGGTGAAGGACTCCCGCGCGGTAAACGGTGGCCCTATGATGCGGGGATCCGAATTCCGTTGATTGTGCGTTGGCACGAAGTGCTTCATCCAGGGAGTGAAAGCGATCAATTGGTGAGTTTGATTGATCTCGGTCCCACTGTGCTTTCGTTATGTGGGGTTCAAGCACCGCAGCACCTACACGGACAGCCCTTCCTTGGACCAGAAAAAGTGGAACGTGAATATATTTTTGCGACGCGCGACCGCCTTGATTTATCGTATCAGATGTTGCGTGCTGTACGTGATAAAAGGTATAAATACATCCGAAATTATTATCCCGAACAGCCGTATCTCCTCTGGGATCCTTACCGTAATGACCATCCCGTGATGCAGGAGATGTGGCGACTTCATACCGAAGGCAAATTAGAGGGCGATCAATTGGCCATGTTCCAATCACCGCGCCCCGCTGAAGAACTCTACGATCTGGAAAATGACACGTATGAACTCAACAATTTAGCAGAAAACGCAGCACACGCAAATGTACTTAAACGGATGCGAGAAACGTTGACAGGGTGGCAATCGAAATTCGGGGATATGGGGCATATATCTGAAGAAGAAATGGTAGCGAAGTGGTATCCTAATGGCATACAACCCCAAACGGCATCACCCCTTTTCATTCCGATTAACGCCTCTAACCCCGGCACGGTGCCTGCGCATGAAGATGGAGAATGGGACGCACCGCTGCTGCTGCAACTCTACTGTTCAACACAAGGTGCCTCAATTGCGTATACAACCGAACAAGGTGAAGATGTCCGATGGCAGTTGTATACAGAACCTTTGCGTTTACCGAAAGGTGAAACCGTTATAAGAGCAAAAGCAATTCGGATCGGTTACAAAGAGAGCGATGAAAAATCTCTAAAATTCACAACTTTAGACAACTATAAGGGCACAACTTAA
- a CDS encoding sugar phosphate isomerase/epimerase has protein sequence MPKFGVNLLLWADKFDRETVDLIPKVAEMGFEGVEIPIFDPDTVDMPHTQAALKATGLEPIGCNIMGPDRNPIDEDPAIRETGKVYLKRAIEIIAELGGDTFVGPMYSAVGKLVGRGRNQQEWDWCVEGLQEIAEFAGQHGVTLASEPLNRFETYFVNIAEDAVKLAQAVDSPYFKVHLDTFHMNIEEKNQADAIIATGDFLHHVHCCENDRGTPGTGPVDWDGVFGALATVNYDRWLVIESFTPAVKEIAAATCIWRDIAPSAESLATDGLAFLKEKAAQYL, from the coding sequence ATGCCAAAATTTGGTGTAAATTTATTACTCTGGGCAGATAAGTTTGATAGAGAAACCGTAGACCTCATTCCCAAAGTCGCGGAGATGGGATTCGAGGGCGTTGAAATCCCAATCTTCGATCCAGACACGGTAGATATGCCACACACACAAGCAGCACTCAAAGCAACGGGTTTGGAACCCATCGGTTGTAACATCATGGGACCCGATAGGAATCCAATCGACGAGGATCCTGCTATCCGTGAAACCGGGAAGGTCTACCTCAAGCGCGCCATCGAGATTATCGCTGAGTTGGGCGGAGATACCTTCGTCGGTCCCATGTATAGCGCAGTCGGTAAACTCGTCGGCAGAGGCAGAAATCAACAAGAATGGGACTGGTGCGTTGAAGGACTACAAGAGATCGCTGAATTCGCAGGACAGCACGGTGTCACGCTCGCCAGCGAACCGCTCAACCGATTTGAAACCTACTTCGTCAACATTGCCGAAGATGCCGTCAAACTCGCGCAAGCCGTGGATAGCCCATATTTCAAGGTTCACCTCGATACGTTCCACATGAACATCGAAGAAAAAAATCAGGCGGACGCCATTATTGCCACCGGCGATTTCTTGCATCACGTTCACTGTTGTGAGAATGACCGCGGCACCCCTGGCACAGGACCTGTGGATTGGGACGGCGTATTTGGTGCACTCGCCACAGTGAACTACGACAGATGGCTTGTGATTGAATCGTTTACACCAGCAGTCAAAGAAATTGCTGCTGCGACGTGTATTTGGCGCGACATCGCACCCAGTGCCGAGAGCCTGGCTACCGACGGACTCGCCTTCCTAAAAGAAAAAGCAGCGCAATACCTATAA
- a CDS encoding endonuclease/exonuclease/phosphatase family protein, whose translation MSKKMSLYNRFSRPVHFIGILILSFTILLSFSSCEKVQMPMIPDARGPDAEPLTVMTYNVYVGGSVGTVLSVQNLLQVPTEVANVYDSVIASDFPGRAAAIAKSIKPYRPHLIGLQEVSLIRTQNPGDRIAGGTVPAEDVVIDFLQVLMDALQAEGLDYKIAAQVQNVDVEMPMFAETGIVDARLTDSDVILARGDVAVSRPVAANYTSTLTIEMLALEIPRGYAAVDATVNGVTYRFVNTHLEAFSPELRVAQMQELVDILSDETLPVIVLGDFNTRAPNGAAYQILLSAGYIDIWQMDSEGTGNTCCQDDNLLNEVSDHSVRIDQIFVRNLELPASVMTHTIGDKPSDRLASGLWPSDHAGVVAQFAFE comes from the coding sequence ATGTCAAAAAAAATGAGTCTTTATAATAGATTTTCAAGACCTGTCCATTTCATCGGAATCTTGATTCTGTCATTTACAATCCTGTTGAGTTTTTCAAGTTGTGAAAAAGTACAGATGCCGATGATACCAGATGCCAGGGGCCCAGATGCAGAACCACTCACAGTGATGACCTACAACGTTTATGTCGGCGGCAGTGTAGGGACGGTTTTGTCCGTGCAGAATCTATTACAGGTTCCGACAGAAGTTGCGAACGTGTACGATAGCGTCATAGCCTCCGATTTTCCAGGACGCGCCGCAGCGATCGCCAAATCTATAAAACCGTATCGGCCGCACCTTATCGGCTTACAAGAGGTCTCGCTCATTCGCACGCAAAACCCAGGTGATCGGATTGCCGGTGGGACGGTTCCTGCTGAAGATGTCGTCATAGACTTTCTACAAGTCTTGATGGATGCACTTCAAGCAGAAGGTTTAGACTATAAAATCGCTGCCCAGGTCCAAAACGTTGATGTTGAAATGCCAATGTTCGCGGAGACCGGCATTGTAGATGCTCGCTTAACCGATTCTGATGTAATTTTGGCGCGCGGTGATGTTGCTGTATCGCGTCCTGTCGCTGCAAATTATACCAGCACGCTGACAATTGAGATGCTCGCTCTTGAAATTCCAAGAGGGTACGCTGCCGTAGATGCGACCGTTAACGGGGTCACGTATCGTTTTGTAAACACACACTTAGAGGCGTTCTCACCGGAATTGCGAGTTGCGCAAATGCAAGAACTCGTGGATATCCTGAGCGACGAAACCTTACCGGTTATTGTATTAGGGGACTTCAATACAAGAGCACCTAACGGCGCTGCTTATCAAATTTTGCTATCGGCGGGATATATTGATATTTGGCAGATGGATTCCGAGGGAACTGGCAACACTTGTTGTCAGGACGACAACCTCCTGAATGAAGTAAGTGACCACTCTGTCCGAATTGACCAGATTTTCGTCCGTAATTTGGAGCTGCCTGCTTCTGTTATGACACATACTATAGGGGATAAACCTTCTGATCGGTTAGCCTCTGGGTTATGGCCCTCCGATCATGCGGGGGTCGTTGCACAGTTCGCGTTTGAGTAA
- a CDS encoding aminoglycoside phosphotransferase family protein gives MKVDNAFNKTELLQNLSTAYGLPLHSITFFPEGEDSYGYITVAETGEKYFAKASTSVPNSRLHVASLLRHRCNILGVVAPLKTQEGELSIPWHNFRVSLFPFIEGKSRWDLWKVGKDFTDAELSETGALLATIHGCPETIASNHLTIAKYDLPARHELNTVLEAPAKKISPQNQYQKQLLKALTQHKSEILQAIERYDSLGRSSETLQTPFVITHGDPTPGNLILDTDNQLYLIDWDGVSLGPPEKDLVSFTGERFEVVLERYLTKRKNDVALHADIFGFYIYEWAINEIRDYGTKILFKNDDATQNEYDWESLQDYLPPNRAYMEDGIAAIRRTLAQYQNS, from the coding sequence ATGAAAGTTGACAACGCCTTCAATAAAACAGAATTACTACAAAACCTCAGCACCGCTTATGGTTTACCTTTACATTCGATAACCTTTTTCCCGGAAGGCGAAGACAGTTACGGCTATATTACTGTGGCTGAGACAGGCGAAAAATACTTCGCTAAAGCCTCAACTTCGGTGCCAAATAGTCGTTTGCACGTAGCGTCCCTCTTACGGCACAGATGTAATATACTTGGTGTTGTCGCGCCTCTGAAGACGCAGGAAGGTGAACTCAGTATTCCGTGGCACAATTTCCGTGTTTCGCTATTCCCATTCATTGAAGGTAAAAGCCGTTGGGACTTGTGGAAAGTCGGAAAAGATTTTACTGATGCAGAATTATCAGAAACAGGAGCACTACTCGCGACAATTCACGGATGTCCAGAGACAATTGCATCCAATCACCTCACAATCGCAAAGTATGATTTACCCGCGCGGCATGAACTCAACACAGTCCTTGAAGCACCTGCGAAAAAGATATCGCCCCAGAATCAATATCAGAAGCAGCTCCTCAAAGCACTCACACAGCATAAATCAGAGATTCTACAAGCAATTGAAAGATACGATAGCCTCGGACGTTCATCAGAGACACTACAAACGCCATTTGTCATTACACACGGCGATCCGACACCTGGCAACCTCATTCTGGATACTGACAATCAACTCTATCTGATTGATTGGGATGGAGTCTCCTTAGGTCCACCTGAAAAAGATTTAGTCTCTTTCACCGGTGAACGGTTTGAGGTGGTTCTGGAACGGTATCTCACAAAAAGAAAGAACGACGTTGCCCTACACGCAGATATTTTCGGCTTCTATATCTATGAATGGGCAATCAATGAAATCCGAGATTACGGCACCAAAATTCTTTTCAAAAACGACGACGCGACACAGAACGAATACGACTGGGAAAGCCTACAAGACTATCTTCCACCAAACCGAGCGTATATGGAAGACGGAATTGCGGCTATCCGAAGAACATTGGCACAATATCAAAATTCTTAG
- a CDS encoding TdeIII family type II restriction endonuclease, whose protein sequence is MGLPYNLYEPEPYKRWTLRGMFDLQYDILIAEELWNFIGGEGTYTDLLDAFEIAGIELRPEIDSYFEKFRYES, encoded by the coding sequence ATTGGTCTTCCTTACAATCTGTATGAGCCAGAACCATACAAACGGTGGACGCTGAGAGGAATGTTCGATCTACAGTATGACATTCTGATAGCAGAAGAACTTTGGAATTTTATCGGAGGAGAAGGAACCTACACAGACCTATTGGATGCCTTTGAAATAGCAGGTATTGAGTTAAGACCGGAAATTGACAGTTATTTCGAGAAATTTAGATATGAAAGTTGA